The Providencia sp. PROV188 genome includes a region encoding these proteins:
- a CDS encoding helix-turn-helix domain-containing protein produces MKSVDEDSKPENHVYSVIIGKELKRIRKKKGFSGSKVASQLGISQQHYSRYECGKCRISVDTLLSILFILDFDFGDFFSELRFLLNNDYHGEIPNVKLSDTHKDIESYFDKTS; encoded by the coding sequence ATGAAGAGCGTAGATGAAGATAGTAAACCCGAAAATCATGTTTACTCCGTAATAATCGGCAAAGAGCTGAAACGAATTCGTAAAAAGAAAGGTTTCTCGGGCTCTAAGGTGGCTAGTCAGTTAGGTATTTCACAGCAGCACTATTCACGATATGAATGTGGGAAATGCCGCATTTCTGTTGATACATTATTAAGTATTCTTTTTATTTTAGATTTTGATTTTGGAGACTTTTTTAGTGAGTTAAGGTTCCTGCTGAATAATGATTATCATGGTGAAATCCCAAATGTGAAGTTAAGTGATACTCACAAGGATATTGAAAGTTATTTTGATAAAACAAGTTAG
- a CDS encoding fimbria/pilus outer membrane usher protein, whose amino-acid sequence MFVSLKKYKKIINNHLRPSYLFICLFVIPSTNAQEGENYYFPPSLISIDSEHIADLSTFVSQGSQLPGTYDVDVLLNGNLKYRRNITFVKAQDCQKQDDQLPKFVADQTGLIPLLTPQELAELGVNIDSLPLLQSDNHQCIPLAQLIPNASTEFDFPKMKLNISIPQIALNNLAKDEIPTNQWDEGINALFTSYTLGVTDNQYQHDFSKNIYLNLRNGVNLGSWRYRDNRTWTSYKSKHNQENNWQHLNSYVERGIIPWRSRLVLGDSSTNNTVFDSLAFRGAQLRTDESMYPSSQQGFSPIIRGVANSNATIEIRQNDYLIYQANVAPGEFAITDLNAMSSSGDLQVSILEANGDIQSFIVPYSSVPLLLREGRMSYSLTAGELRSDNSNYDTTQFGETTLIWGASSLTTLYGGVQYAKNYLAGAVGTGFNLGTWGAFSADITHANSQLTDGSRYQGQSLRFLYARAFPETGTNLQLTGYRYSTRGYYTLQETSLNRMSGWLSQNETLDTNGELKTNHTDYFNLYDNKRERIQTNISQKITGVGSIYLTGVRQSFWERNGSSVSIQSGLSSQIGDINYTLSYGLNKNVDQYDVKTTDRNIFLTVSIPLQKWLPQGAPSMYASYSVNHDNQGELVQQTSLSGNLLAQQNLNWNVAQGYSSSNGNDGNINLAYQGGYGNTQAGYSYGQDYRKVSTGISGAVTLHSDGIIFSQPLGETNILISAPGASDIPVEHTSGVKTDWLGYTIKPYATPYRLNRVALDSSELDEQTEIENSVLTTVPTRGAIVKANFVTRQGARALVHIVKNGKNLPFGTLVSIGHQTAIVNDDGQVYLSGLESSGELTAKWGYDDENQCQAIYSLPENADLQSLIRFDVNCQ is encoded by the coding sequence ATGTTCGTTTCACTAAAAAAATACAAAAAAATCATCAATAACCATTTGAGACCCTCATACTTATTTATCTGCCTTTTTGTAATACCAAGCACTAACGCCCAAGAGGGAGAAAATTACTATTTTCCACCTTCTTTGATCTCTATCGATTCAGAGCATATTGCTGACTTAAGTACTTTCGTAAGCCAAGGTTCACAATTACCAGGAACCTATGACGTTGATGTTTTATTGAATGGCAATCTCAAATACAGAAGAAATATTACCTTTGTCAAAGCACAAGATTGCCAAAAGCAAGATGACCAATTACCTAAATTCGTAGCAGACCAAACAGGGTTAATCCCACTGTTAACGCCGCAGGAACTGGCTGAGCTGGGAGTCAATATTGATAGCCTTCCATTGCTACAATCGGACAACCATCAATGTATTCCTCTGGCGCAATTAATTCCTAATGCGAGCACTGAATTTGATTTTCCGAAAATGAAATTGAATATCAGTATTCCTCAAATAGCATTAAATAATTTAGCCAAAGATGAAATCCCAACAAACCAATGGGATGAAGGAATTAATGCATTATTTACCAGCTATACATTAGGTGTCACTGATAACCAATATCAGCACGATTTCAGTAAAAATATCTATTTGAATCTAAGAAATGGCGTCAATTTAGGGAGCTGGAGATACCGTGATAACCGGACATGGACCAGCTATAAAAGCAAACATAATCAAGAAAATAACTGGCAACATCTCAACAGCTATGTCGAGCGAGGGATCATCCCTTGGCGAAGCCGTTTAGTATTAGGCGACAGTTCAACTAATAATACCGTTTTCGATTCACTGGCTTTTCGAGGCGCACAATTGCGAACGGACGAAAGTATGTACCCTTCTAGTCAACAAGGGTTTTCGCCGATTATCCGCGGCGTAGCAAACAGTAATGCGACCATTGAAATTCGCCAAAATGATTATTTAATTTACCAAGCTAATGTCGCGCCTGGTGAGTTCGCCATTACCGACTTAAACGCCATGAGTTCGAGTGGTGACTTGCAAGTCAGTATTCTTGAAGCTAACGGCGATATTCAATCATTTATCGTGCCCTATTCCTCTGTTCCGCTGTTATTACGAGAAGGTCGAATGAGTTATAGCCTGACCGCCGGTGAGCTTCGCTCGGATAACAGCAATTATGATACGACTCAATTTGGAGAAACGACGCTTATCTGGGGAGCATCGTCATTAACAACGCTGTATGGCGGCGTTCAATATGCTAAAAACTATCTGGCAGGAGCAGTTGGTACCGGCTTTAACTTAGGGACATGGGGGGCATTTTCAGCAGATATCACCCATGCCAATAGCCAATTAACCGATGGGAGTCGCTATCAAGGACAGTCACTGCGTTTTCTATACGCACGAGCCTTCCCTGAAACCGGCACTAACCTTCAACTCACTGGGTATCGCTACTCAACCCGAGGCTACTATACCCTGCAAGAAACATCGTTAAACCGGATGTCTGGCTGGCTATCACAAAATGAAACCCTTGATACCAATGGGGAACTGAAAACCAACCATACCGACTATTTTAATCTTTACGATAATAAGCGTGAAAGAATACAGACCAATATCTCACAAAAGATAACAGGGGTTGGTTCTATTTATTTAACCGGTGTCCGCCAGAGTTTTTGGGAGCGAAATGGCAGTTCGGTGTCCATACAATCAGGGTTGAGTAGCCAGATTGGCGATATTAATTACACGCTCTCATATGGATTAAATAAAAATGTTGATCAATACGATGTAAAAACAACGGATAGGAATATTTTCTTAACGGTATCCATCCCGTTACAGAAATGGTTACCTCAAGGAGCGCCGTCAATGTATGCCTCTTATAGTGTTAACCACGATAACCAAGGAGAGTTAGTCCAGCAGACCAGCTTAAGCGGAAATTTACTGGCTCAACAAAACCTGAATTGGAACGTTGCTCAAGGGTATTCATCGAGTAATGGGAATGACGGGAATATCAACTTAGCCTACCAAGGCGGCTATGGAAATACTCAAGCCGGTTATAGCTACGGTCAAGATTACCGTAAAGTTTCAACGGGTATTTCTGGTGCAGTGACCCTGCACTCTGACGGCATCATTTTTAGTCAACCCCTTGGTGAGACCAACATTCTGATTTCGGCACCGGGAGCGAGCGATATTCCCGTCGAACATACCAGTGGTGTGAAAACAGATTGGCTCGGTTACACCATCAAGCCTTACGCAACGCCATATCGTTTAAATCGTGTTGCCCTAGATAGCAGCGAATTAGATGAACAAACAGAAATTGAAAACAGCGTTCTTACGACGGTGCCGACTCGTGGCGCTATCGTCAAAGCAAACTTTGTGACTCGCCAAGGTGCTCGCGCACTGGTTCACATCGTAAAAAATGGCAAAAACTTGCCTTTCGGCACCTTGGTCTCGATTGGGCACCAAACGGCAATTGTGAATGATGATGGACAGGTTTATTTATCTGGGCTCGAATCCTCTGGCGAATTAACAGCCAAATGGGGATATGACGATGAAAATCAGTGCCAAGCCATATATTCGTTACCTGAAAATGCAGATCTGCAATCATTAATTCGATTCGATGTTAATTGCCAATAA
- a CDS encoding fimbria/pilus periplasmic chaperone, giving the protein MFSLPKASHYYQWLVSLFYFGFSSLCLAGGITLDSTRIIYPQESKQITTGIRNTSDKSAFLVQTWIEDAKGNKISDFISTPPLFTSAPRNENTIRLVYVGEQLAKDKESLFYFNVKAIPSLDRNELADKNALILAAVTRVKLFVRPKGLKITPKEAENLIRFSKIDNQKIKISNPSPYYMTLTDLHSGNNELPSTMIAPFSHIEVNAPAGFDTSKLTFSSINDFGGITSPKPAIFN; this is encoded by the coding sequence ATGTTTTCGCTACCTAAAGCAAGTCATTATTATCAATGGCTGGTTTCGTTATTCTATTTTGGTTTTTCTTCTCTTTGTTTAGCTGGTGGAATTACACTTGATAGCACCCGAATTATTTACCCACAAGAAAGTAAGCAAATTACCACGGGTATTCGAAATACCTCAGACAAATCAGCTTTTCTAGTTCAAACTTGGATTGAAGATGCTAAAGGAAATAAAATAAGCGATTTTATTTCCACTCCCCCTTTATTTACTAGCGCACCAAGAAATGAAAATACTATTCGATTAGTTTATGTGGGTGAACAATTAGCGAAAGATAAAGAATCTCTATTTTATTTTAATGTAAAGGCTATTCCATCCCTTGATCGGAATGAATTAGCTGATAAGAATGCATTAATCCTTGCGGCTGTAACTCGAGTTAAACTTTTCGTTCGACCAAAAGGATTAAAGATCACACCAAAGGAAGCAGAAAACCTTATCCGATTTAGCAAGATTGATAACCAAAAAATTAAAATATCAAATCCATCACCGTATTACATGACCTTAACGGATCTTCATTCAGGAAATAATGAATTACCATCAACGATGATCGCACCATTTAGTCATATTGAGGTTAATGCACCAGCAGGGTTTGATACCAGTAAATTGACGTTCAGTTCAATCAATGATTTTGGTGGGATCACTTCACCAAAACCAGCCATTTTCAATTAA
- a CDS encoding fimbrial protein, translated as MKFKLIAIALPISLALSANVFAEGEPNAPEELAPVTVSGGVVNFAGTIVNTPCVIDNDDASQTVNLGQYRQDGFDGKDSVSSPVGFDIKLTGCATETFKNASLTFDGNTILDEEKILAPVASQSGQTIATGVGIQILQNNKLVTVNGSKATDAIKLNEGDSTLRFQAQYIALANEVTAGSANASANFTITYQ; from the coding sequence ATGAAATTTAAGTTAATCGCTATCGCATTGCCTATTTCTCTAGCTTTATCTGCAAATGTATTTGCAGAAGGAGAACCTAATGCTCCAGAAGAATTAGCTCCTGTGACTGTCAGTGGTGGCGTTGTTAATTTTGCGGGTACCATTGTGAATACCCCTTGCGTTATTGATAATGATGATGCTTCACAAACTGTTAATTTAGGTCAATACCGCCAAGATGGTTTTGATGGTAAAGATTCTGTATCATCACCCGTTGGCTTTGATATTAAATTAACCGGATGTGCAACTGAAACATTTAAAAATGCCTCTCTGACTTTTGATGGTAATACCATTCTTGACGAAGAAAAAATCCTTGCTCCAGTAGCATCTCAAAGTGGGCAAACAATCGCAACTGGCGTGGGCATCCAAATTTTACAAAACAATAAGTTAGTAACTGTTAATGGCTCAAAGGCAACGGATGCTATTAAGTTGAATGAAGGTGACAGCACATTACGCTTCCAAGCACAGTACATCGCATTAGCAAATGAAGTTACTGCGGGTTCTGCTAACGCATCTGCCAATTTCACGATTACTTATCAGTAA
- a CDS encoding helix-turn-helix domain-containing protein has translation MKLNEKIGRFIRNARISKGLSEKELASLISVSQQQISRYERGISTLSIESILRLLNVLNIPFDEFSNKVIKPEQNRLFNLLIDELETDGVIHVGNLKNT, from the coding sequence ATGAAACTAAATGAAAAAATAGGACGTTTTATTAGAAATGCACGGATAAGCAAAGGATTATCTGAAAAAGAATTAGCATCCTTAATATCAGTCAGTCAGCAACAAATATCAAGATATGAAAGAGGGATATCGACATTAAGCATTGAAAGTATTTTAAGACTTTTAAATGTATTAAATATCCCCTTTGATGAATTTAGTAATAAGGTAATAAAACCAGAACAAAATAGACTTTTCAATTTACTTATTGACGAGTTAGAAACTGACGGTGTAATTCATGTAGGCAATCTCAAAAATACATAA
- a CDS encoding FMN-dependent NADH-azoreductase has product MKILVIKSSINGAQSQTNTLIQQYLDERKAQGYQDCVIERDVAENPLPVLNQARFAALRGAEINNSDLKNTTELSDQLIAELKESDLLLLGAPMYNLNVPTELKNWFDLVVRARETFRYTATYPLGLVENVKALVFSARGGIHYGQETDAITPYLNSVLGLMGINDVQFIYAEGLDMKPEGYETGLANAQQQLMRLIHH; this is encoded by the coding sequence ATGAAAATTTTAGTTATCAAATCCAGTATTAACGGTGCACAATCGCAAACCAATACCTTAATTCAGCAATATCTGGATGAACGTAAAGCCCAAGGCTATCAAGACTGTGTTATCGAGCGTGATGTGGCAGAAAATCCATTACCCGTTCTTAATCAAGCCCGTTTCGCAGCATTAAGAGGCGCAGAAATTAACAATTCTGATTTAAAAAATACCACAGAGCTTTCTGACCAGCTTATTGCTGAGCTTAAAGAGAGTGATTTACTGCTCCTTGGTGCGCCAATGTACAATCTCAATGTACCAACTGAATTGAAAAATTGGTTTGATTTAGTGGTTCGTGCTAGAGAAACTTTTCGCTATACCGCAACCTACCCACTGGGGTTAGTGGAAAATGTCAAAGCGCTGGTATTTAGTGCTCGAGGCGGTATTCATTACGGGCAAGAGACCGATGCAATTACCCCTTATTTAAACTCTGTATTAGGGTTAATGGGTATTAATGATGTTCAGTTTATCTACGCAGAAGGTTTAGATATGAAACCCGAAGGTTATGAGACTGGACTCGCCAATGCTCAACAACAATTAATGCGTCTCATTCATCATTAA
- a CDS encoding LysR family transcriptional regulator has product MNKLDLNCLPIFIAVVESGNFTAASERLHVTRSAVSKSISRLENSLGVALFQRTTRQQALTDDGMVLYEYASHALNSLQEASNFLESGKRNVEGKVCITAPRLLGNLYVIPLLIELMNLYPKLEIETLLNDRNVDLQQEGVHVAVRVGQLADSNQLIAHEIGHHKMIFCASPDYLTANGTPTALSELEKHQLIAYTQGGHILPWQVYDRAQQEHRYLPTSKLIMDDMQTIMLATIKGAGIAYLPQWLAQEKIHSGQLVEILSDYQSARYPISVVWVATSFLPLKIRVVIDTIREKLALSLRSE; this is encoded by the coding sequence ATGAACAAGTTAGATTTGAACTGTTTACCTATTTTTATTGCTGTGGTTGAAAGTGGAAATTTTACCGCGGCATCTGAGCGGCTACATGTAACTCGTTCAGCAGTGAGTAAAAGTATTTCACGTTTAGAAAATAGCCTAGGCGTTGCACTGTTTCAGCGAACCACCCGTCAGCAAGCATTAACGGATGATGGAATGGTGCTGTATGAATATGCGAGTCATGCGCTGAACTCTCTGCAAGAAGCGTCAAACTTCTTGGAAAGCGGCAAGCGTAATGTCGAAGGGAAGGTCTGCATTACCGCGCCTAGGCTATTGGGAAACTTATATGTTATCCCGCTACTGATTGAGTTAATGAACCTTTACCCTAAATTGGAAATTGAAACGTTATTGAATGACCGGAATGTGGATTTACAGCAAGAAGGGGTTCATGTCGCAGTGCGAGTGGGGCAACTTGCTGATTCAAACCAATTGATTGCACATGAAATTGGTCACCATAAAATGATTTTTTGTGCATCACCCGATTATTTAACGGCAAACGGTACGCCGACGGCACTCAGCGAATTAGAAAAGCATCAGCTTATTGCCTACACACAGGGCGGACACATTTTGCCTTGGCAAGTGTATGATCGAGCTCAGCAAGAGCACCGCTATTTACCCACCAGTAAATTGATTATGGATGATATGCAAACAATTATGTTGGCGACAATAAAAGGGGCGGGAATTGCGTATTTGCCTCAGTGGCTGGCACAAGAAAAAATACATTCGGGACAGCTTGTTGAGATTTTATCTGACTATCAAAGTGCTCGTTACCCAATTTCTGTCGTGTGGGTCGCTACGTCCTTTCTACCGCTAAAAATAAGAGTGGTTATCGATACGATTCGTGAAAAGTTAGCCTTAAGTTTAAGGTCAGAATAA
- a CDS encoding carbohydrate-binding family 9-like protein — MKLITLFAATTLLVTASVAAKEYPIHHTAQINSLEDAQKSAVWEQAEVLTDFTYPWENETPPKTDFRALWSDNALYFRFIADDKDIQLGKDADKDQAVLDSDRVELFFATSPELKPYYTAEMDPSGRTFDAKANFYREVDPSWNWQTLKTVGQITPEGYVLTGKIDLDEFTKLNLWQDNDKKTLMCAILRGEFSAGEPKQVRKWISWIKPDSVKPDFHIPSAFGSCKLVK; from the coding sequence ATGAAATTAATCACCCTATTTGCAGCAACAACCTTGTTAGTGACTGCCAGCGTGGCAGCAAAAGAGTACCCCATTCATCATACTGCGCAGATCAATTCCCTTGAAGATGCTCAAAAATCGGCGGTTTGGGAGCAAGCTGAAGTGCTCACTGACTTCACGTATCCGTGGGAAAATGAGACGCCACCAAAAACTGATTTTCGTGCATTATGGAGCGATAATGCACTTTATTTTCGCTTTATTGCTGACGATAAAGATATCCAGCTAGGCAAAGATGCTGATAAAGATCAGGCGGTATTGGATTCAGACCGTGTGGAATTATTTTTTGCAACCAGCCCTGAGTTAAAACCGTATTACACGGCTGAAATGGACCCTTCTGGGCGTACATTTGACGCGAAAGCCAATTTTTACCGAGAAGTGGATCCAAGCTGGAATTGGCAAACACTAAAAACGGTGGGACAAATTACCCCTGAAGGCTATGTGTTAACGGGGAAAATCGATCTGGATGAATTCACCAAGCTGAATCTTTGGCAAGATAATGACAAGAAAACCTTGATGTGCGCCATTCTGCGCGGCGAATTTAGTGCCGGTGAGCCTAAGCAAGTGCGTAAGTGGATCAGCTGGATCAAGCCGGATTCAGTGAAGCCAGACTTCCATATCCCTTCCGCTTTCGGAAGCTGTAAGCTCGTCAAATAA
- the murQ gene encoding N-acetylmuramic acid 6-phosphate etherase, protein MSVTENTLSDCLNNELNQDTLQFSRLDTLSMLTVINQADSTVATALQSVLPELANVVDVIADRLKQGGRIFYVGAGTSGRLAVLDSAECPPTFGTSPEMVQSIIAGGHSAMLKAVENIEDSTEASVEELRARGATEKDVIIGIAASGRTPFTLAAIEYGNQIGALTVGITTRGHGLLSDLAQYAIAPDVGAEVLSGSTRMKSGTAQKMILGMLSTCVMGRLGRIHTNLMVDVMASNIKLLRRAERIVGEVCGIDVDTAAALLKQVDYHPRRAILMHELNITAQQATEIVQCNPNTSLDSMLNSHSE, encoded by the coding sequence ATGTCAGTAACCGAAAATACGCTTAGTGATTGTTTGAACAATGAACTTAATCAGGACACATTGCAGTTTTCTCGCTTAGATACCTTATCGATGTTAACGGTGATCAATCAGGCTGATAGCACGGTAGCAACGGCATTACAGTCGGTATTGCCAGAGCTCGCCAATGTGGTGGATGTGATTGCGGATCGTTTAAAACAAGGCGGGCGGATCTTTTATGTGGGCGCTGGCACCAGTGGTCGACTGGCGGTATTAGACAGCGCAGAGTGTCCGCCAACATTTGGTACATCGCCAGAAATGGTGCAATCGATTATTGCGGGCGGTCATTCAGCCATGCTGAAAGCCGTTGAAAATATTGAAGACTCAACAGAAGCATCGGTAGAAGAACTACGGGCACGCGGTGCAACGGAAAAAGATGTGATTATTGGTATTGCGGCAAGTGGACGAACGCCATTTACCTTAGCGGCGATTGAATATGGTAATCAAATCGGGGCATTAACCGTGGGGATAACCACCCGTGGACACGGTTTGCTCAGTGATTTAGCGCAGTATGCCATTGCGCCGGATGTGGGGGCGGAAGTACTTTCTGGCTCTACGCGCATGAAGAGTGGCACTGCACAAAAAATGATTTTAGGCATGCTAAGCACCTGTGTCATGGGACGCTTAGGGCGAATTCATACCAATTTAATGGTCGATGTGATGGCGAGTAATATTAAATTACTGCGTCGTGCTGAACGTATTGTTGGGGAAGTGTGCGGGATTGATGTAGACACTGCGGCAGCATTATTGAAGCAAGTGGATTATCACCCGCGCCGCGCCATTTTGATGCATGAATTGAATATTACTGCACAACAAGCGACAGAGATTGTTCAGTGTAACCCGAACACCAGTTTGGATTCGATGCTAAACAGTCACAGTGAATAG
- a CDS encoding PTS transporter subunit EIIC: MANKIEHLEVLAREIEKYAGGFENVGTLTHCMTRIRLVLKDNSKFDADALKQVEGVKGVVFNGEQQQVIVGMGTAAKVFSVMNKRMQNSGVASDESTPSAPEKKSFSIRRMLNTLAAIFVPTIPALIGCGLIMGLINIVRLVAPGVVDQFPELFKLLKLIGSAVFTYLSIMIGVNTAKELGASTSIGAVMAGLLAMPGLADITLFGEKLQPNSGGIFAVLMVVVFSSKFEVWFRGIIKESLDLIVTPFVTILVSAMVALVVFQPAGHYLNQVLAQGVSVALLSSGGGAVATGGILGGSFLFLLLTGLHQGLIPIHAEILQTFGLNYLFPILAMGGMGQVGSCFWVFLKTKNQRLKKTLVGALPVGIFGVGEPLLFGVSLPLGKPFIAGCIGGAAGGALMAFFHVGIIIPFGTAGLSLIPLVGDGQILDFLIAVAGAWIVGFIASMIIGFNDPEK, encoded by the coding sequence ATGGCTAATAAGATAGAACATCTGGAAGTGCTCGCCAGAGAAATAGAAAAATATGCGGGCGGGTTTGAAAACGTGGGTACCTTAACCCACTGTATGACGCGTATCCGTCTGGTTTTAAAAGATAATAGCAAGTTTGATGCAGATGCGCTTAAGCAAGTGGAGGGCGTGAAGGGGGTTGTCTTTAATGGTGAACAACAACAAGTGATTGTGGGCATGGGGACGGCGGCGAAAGTCTTCTCTGTGATGAATAAAAGAATGCAAAACAGCGGCGTAGCAAGTGATGAAAGTACACCATCAGCGCCAGAGAAAAAATCGTTCTCGATCCGCCGTATGCTGAATACATTAGCCGCAATTTTTGTCCCAACCATTCCTGCGTTAATTGGTTGTGGTCTAATTATGGGGCTGATTAATATTGTGCGTTTAGTGGCGCCAGGTGTGGTGGATCAGTTCCCTGAGCTGTTTAAATTATTAAAGCTGATCGGTAGCGCAGTATTTACCTATTTATCCATTATGATTGGGGTAAATACCGCGAAAGAATTAGGCGCATCCACGTCGATTGGTGCTGTGATGGCGGGGCTTTTAGCGATGCCGGGCTTAGCTGATATCACCTTATTTGGTGAAAAACTCCAACCGAATAGCGGCGGAATTTTCGCGGTGCTGATGGTGGTGGTGTTCTCCTCTAAGTTTGAAGTGTGGTTTAGGGGCATCATTAAAGAGAGTTTAGATCTGATTGTGACGCCATTTGTGACGATTTTAGTCTCTGCAATGGTGGCGTTAGTCGTCTTCCAACCGGCGGGTCATTATCTGAACCAAGTGCTGGCACAAGGGGTTTCTGTGGCGCTACTGAGTAGTGGTGGCGGGGCAGTAGCAACGGGTGGCATCTTAGGTGGCAGCTTCCTATTCTTATTACTGACTGGTCTGCACCAAGGTTTGATCCCAATTCATGCGGAAATTCTACAAACTTTTGGTTTGAACTATTTATTCCCAATCTTAGCCATGGGCGGAATGGGGCAAGTGGGGTCATGTTTCTGGGTGTTCCTGAAAACCAAAAACCAGCGTTTAAAGAAAACCTTAGTGGGCGCGTTACCCGTCGGTATCTTCGGTGTGGGTGAGCCATTACTGTTCGGGGTTTCCTTACCGCTGGGTAAACCGTTTATTGCTGGCTGTATCGGTGGTGCCGCAGGCGGTGCGCTGATGGCGTTCTTCCATGTGGGGATTATCATTCCATTTGGTACCGCAGGCTTATCCTTAATTCCGCTGGTGGGTGATGGGCAGATTCTGGATTTTCTGATTGCGGTAGCAGGCGCATGGATTGTCGGTTTCATTGCCAGTATGATAATAGGCTTCAACGATCCAGAAAAATAA
- a CDS encoding MurR/RpiR family transcriptional regulator, which translates to MSALTVKLESLLTRGKGTEQRIAKFLLEYRDSLVAMNAAELAREAGVSSASVIRFARQMGYRGYPEFKVDYLSDEKQHKAESLYGNLSRNDDTAQIIAKSGQLFISAIEKSLELLEPAAVDAVAQKLVEAKRIVLFGIGSSAIVANDIFHKLIRVNKSALFSPDLHVQLSYSANLGEGDLAIAVTARGNTPEVNRMLKSAHENGCTTIALTRFGQDDAARLADLTLPYYYDEQHSQLGVITPQVLQMVIFDTLFFKYLTLANEDADIALQKGRQAVTQAG; encoded by the coding sequence ATGTCAGCACTGACAGTAAAATTGGAAAGCTTATTGACGAGAGGCAAAGGCACAGAGCAGCGTATTGCGAAGTTTTTGCTGGAATATCGCGATAGCCTTGTGGCAATGAATGCCGCTGAATTGGCTCGTGAGGCTGGTGTGAGCAGCGCATCCGTCATTCGTTTTGCAAGGCAAATGGGCTATCGTGGCTATCCTGAATTCAAAGTCGATTATTTATCTGATGAGAAGCAACACAAAGCGGAAAGTTTGTATGGCAATCTGAGCCGTAACGATGATACGGCTCAGATTATCGCTAAATCTGGGCAGTTATTTATTAGTGCCATTGAAAAATCCTTAGAACTGCTAGAGCCCGCCGCGGTTGATGCCGTCGCGCAAAAATTGGTTGAAGCGAAGCGCATTGTGCTATTTGGTATTGGCTCATCAGCGATTGTGGCGAATGATATTTTCCATAAACTGATTCGCGTTAATAAATCGGCGTTATTTAGCCCTGACTTGCATGTGCAGCTGAGCTATTCGGCAAATTTAGGTGAAGGGGATCTCGCCATCGCCGTGACAGCAAGGGGAAATACGCCAGAAGTTAACCGAATGCTGAAGTCGGCGCATGAAAATGGCTGCACGACGATTGCTTTAACGCGCTTTGGGCAAGATGACGCGGCGCGTCTCGCGGATTTAACGCTGCCATATTACTATGATGAACAACACTCTCAGCTGGGGGTGATCACACCTCAAGTGTTGCAGATGGTGATATTCGATACGCTATTTTTCAAATATTTAACCCTTGCCAATGAAGATGCAGACATCGCATTGCAAAAAGGTCGACAAGCCGTTACTCAGGCAGGATAA